One genomic window of Micromonospora sp. WMMD1128 includes the following:
- a CDS encoding acyl-ACP desaturase — MSVLSQTALLTELEPVVEKNLDRHLSLAKEWFPHEYVPWSAGRTFDGPLGGEAWSPADSTIPDAARTALIVNLLTEDNLPSYHHEIATLFGRDGAWGTWVHRWTAEEGRHGTAIRDYLTVTRAVDPVALERARMVHMSAGYRNAHDDEVLHSLAYVSFQELATRISHRNTGRATGDPACEALLARVAADENLHMVFYRNLLAASFELAPSQAMRAVADVLADFQMPGVGIDGFARKSVAIALAGIYDLRQHRDEVVVPVLRQWNLFEVTGLNGDGEAAREQIAAQLDTLETQASRFEERRAARAARLTPTP, encoded by the coding sequence GTGTCCGTGCTCAGCCAGACCGCTCTGCTCACCGAACTCGAACCGGTCGTGGAGAAGAACCTCGACCGGCACCTGTCGCTGGCGAAGGAGTGGTTCCCGCACGAGTACGTGCCGTGGAGCGCTGGCCGCACGTTCGACGGTCCGCTCGGCGGCGAGGCATGGTCGCCGGCGGACTCGACGATCCCCGACGCGGCCCGCACCGCGCTGATCGTCAACCTGCTCACCGAGGACAACCTGCCCTCCTACCACCACGAGATCGCCACGCTGTTCGGCCGGGACGGCGCGTGGGGCACCTGGGTGCACCGGTGGACCGCCGAGGAGGGGCGGCACGGCACCGCGATCCGGGACTACCTCACCGTGACCCGGGCCGTCGACCCGGTGGCGCTGGAGCGGGCCCGGATGGTGCACATGTCCGCCGGCTACCGCAACGCCCACGACGACGAGGTGCTGCACTCGCTGGCGTACGTGTCGTTCCAGGAGCTGGCCACCCGGATCTCGCACCGCAACACCGGCCGGGCCACCGGCGACCCGGCCTGCGAGGCGCTGCTGGCCCGGGTGGCGGCGGACGAGAACCTGCACATGGTCTTCTACCGCAACCTGCTCGCCGCGTCGTTCGAGCTGGCGCCGAGCCAGGCCATGCGCGCGGTCGCCGACGTGCTCGCCGACTTCCAGATGCCCGGGGTGGGCATCGACGGTTTCGCCCGCAAGTCGGTGGCGATCGCCCTGGCCGGCATCTACGACCTGCGCCAGCACCGGGACGAGGTGGTGGTGCCGGTGCTGCGCCAGTGGAACCTGTTCGAGGTGACCGGCCTCAACGGCGACGGCGAGGCCGCCCGTGAGCAGATCGCCGCCCAGCTCGACACGCTGGAGACCCAGGCGTCCCGGTTCGAGGAGCGCCGCGCCGCCCGCGCCGCTCGCCTGACCCCCACCCCCTGA